The Hymenobacter chitinivorans DSM 11115 genome segment CTATGAATAAACAGGTATTGCTGGTGATTTTGGACGGGTGGGGTTTGGCGCAGAATACGGAAGTATCGGCTATTGATAAGGCCAATACTCCGTTTGTCGACTCACTGTTTCAACGTTTTCCCCACAGTAAGCTGCAGGCCTCGGGCGAAGCCGTGGGCCTGCCCGACGGGCAGATGGGCAATTCGGAAGTCGGCCACATGAATATCGGGGCCGGCCGGGTGGTGTACCAGGATCTGGTGCGCATCAACAAATCCATCCGGGAGCGGAAGCTGGGCTCGATGCCGGCGCTGGAAAAAGCCTTCGAATACGCCCGCACCAACGGCAAAAACCTGCACTACATCGGGCTCTTGTCGGATGGCGGGGTGCACTCCCACATCGAGCACCTGAAGGCCCTGTGCACCCTGGCTCATGATGCCGACGTGCACAAGGTGTTTATTCACGCCTTCACCGACGGCCGCGACACCGACCCCAAGGGTGGCGTCAACTACGTCAATGACCTGGAGCAAAGCACGGCCCGCACCGGCGCCAAGATTGCCTCCATCGTGGGCCGCTACTACGCCATGGACCGCGACAACCGCTGGGAACGGGTGAAAGTAGCCTACGACCTGCTGGTGAACGGCAAGGGCACCCCGTCGCAAAACCTGATTCAGAGCATGCTGGACTCCTATAAGGACGGCGTGACGGATGAGTTCTTGAAGCCGATTGTGAAAGTCGGGGCCGACGGGCTGCCGCTGGCTACCATTCAGGAAGGCGACGTGGTAATCTGCTTCAACTTCCGCACCGACCGGGGCCGGGAAATCACGCAGGCGCTGACCCAGCAGGATTTCCACGCTTTCAACATGCACCGGCTGAACCTGCACTACCTGACCATGACCAACTACGACGCCACGTTTGTGGGCGTCACCCCGATTTTCGAAAAGGACAACCTCGAAAACACGTTGGGCGCGGTATTGGAAGCCAACGGTAAAAAGCAGATCCGCATTGCCGAAACCGAGAAGTACCCCCACGTCACGTTCTTCTTCTCGGGCGGCCGGGAGGTGGAATTCGACGGGGAAACCCGGCTGATGCGCGCCTCCCCCAAGGTGGCCACCTACGACTTGCAGCCTGAAATGAGTGCCTACGAACTGCGCGACGCCCTGGTGCCCGAGCTGCAGGCCAAGTCGGCCGACTTCGTGGTGCTCAACTTCGCCAACCCCGACATGGTGGGCCACACCGGCGTGTTTGAGGCCGCCGTGAAAGCCGTAGAAACCGTGGACGCCTGCACCCGGGACGTGGTAACGGCCGCCCTGGACAGCAACTACGCCTGTATCATCATTGCCGACCACGGCAACGCCGACATGATGATAAACCCCGACGGCAGCCCCAACACGGCCCACACTACCAATCTGGTGCCCTGCATTCTGGCCGATGCCGACTACGAGGGCACCCTGGCCGACGGCAAGCTGGGCGACATTGCCCCCACGGTGCTGGCCTTGATGGGCCTGCCCCAACCGGCCGATATGACCGGCACCTCGCTGCTCCAACCCGCTGCCGCTTCCACGAATGCGTAAAGCACTCTGGGCCGCCGCCTGCCTGCTCCTGACTACGGCCTGTGGTCAGGAGCCGGAAGCTACCCGTGCGGGGCAACCGGCGCGCAAGCCGCTGTACTTCGACGTGAAGGGCTTTCTGGACAACCAGGCCGCTTTGCTCACCCAGCGCCAGCCGGCCGTAGAAAAGCGGGTGACCCTGCGCGACGGGCAAGTGGAAACTACCCGGGTCGAAAAAGTGGACTGGAGCAAGGAGCTACAGATTTTCTACCAGGCCGACATCAATAAGCCGGCCCTGCGCGGGGCCTACGAAGCCGTGGCCGCCCCGGCCGGTGACACTGTAACTACGGCGAAGCTCTACCGCCGCAAAGCCGGAATTGAGAATATCGTGGACCAGCTGCGGATTGAGGAAACGGACACGCAGGGTGGTAGCATCGAAGCCACTCTGACCCAGGACAACCCGCTGTTTTTCTCGCGCAAAGTATTGGCGCTAAACTATCAGAACGGGCTGCTGAAATCGTACCGGGTTCGGGGCGTGCAGAAGCTGGTCATGTTCGACACGCTGCGCTATTCGGCTACGGTTACGGTATTGCCTTAGCGGGGGTACTAATCCAGATACGGCTCGACGCGGGCCACGGCCGGCTTGCCTTCCGTGAAGGTGGCCGACACGTTGTTGGCCCGCTCGGTGTCCCGAATCTGAACCTTGGCGCAGGAGCCGCCATTTTGCCGGGTCGAGGCGTCCAGGGTCTGGCGCAGGCGCTGGCCGTAGCCGGGGCGGAAGTTGGTAATAACGGCCCGCCGCAACAGCCGCTGCTCGGGCAAACAGTAGAATTCGAACTGGTTGCCCTGATGCTGCAAGGTTAGAATGGTGTCGGTCTGGCCCTTCTCGTGCACATTGGCCAAACACCTCCGCGACACGACCTTGGCCCCGGCCCGCAGCAGCTCATCGGTGGTCAGCTCGGCGCCGAAGGGTTGCCCGGCCAGCGTATCGTTGGTGGTAACGCAGGTAGCGCGGGGCGTTACGGCCCGGGCCACTGTGCGGCGCTTGGGCGTGGTGGGCGGCCCAGCCTGGGTGCGGCTGGTGGACCTGTCGTCGCCGAAGTCGGGCCCGGTGCTCATGGCGGCGCATACTGCCAGGGCAGATACGAGTTTGACCGACGAAAGCAACAGAGCAGATAACATAGCGCGAAAAGGCCTTTGCTGCTTCTTACGCAAATGCTTAGCGCTTGGCCTGCCGCCCGCCCGATTTATTTCCGGGGCTTAGCCTTCAGTGCCCATGAGGGTGACCACAATCCAGCGGCGGCCGCCATTTTTGCGGTGCTCCCCCAGATATACACCCTGCCAGGTGCCCAGGGCCAGTTCGCCGTTGGTAATCGGGATGGTGACCGAAGTGCCCAGCGTAGCCGCTTTCAGGTGGGCCGGCATGTCGTCGGGGCCTTCCTGGGTGTGCAGGAAGTAGGGCGCATTTTCGGGCACGGCCCGGTTGAAGTACTGCTCGAAGTCGTGCCGCACGGTGGGGTCGGCGTTTTCGTTGATGCTCAGGCTGGCCGAGGTGTGCTGGATAAAGAAGTGGACCGTCCCGATTTTGATGCGTTCCAGCTCGGGCAGCTCGGCCACCAGCACGTCGGTGATGAGGTGGAAGCCGCGGCGCACGGCGGGCATACGCAGGCGTTTCTGAATCCAGATCATAGGGGCAGGCTAACGGTTTTTGCGTTCGTAGGCGCCGGGGTCGGGCGTGTTCAGGTCGCGGGGGCGGCCCAGCAGGTCGGTAGCTACCTCACCAAAGGGCCGGGCCGTATTGCTCGCGGCCGAAAGCGTATCGAGGTTGTAGTCGAACCTATCGGCAAACTGACCGGCGGGCCGCTTAAACTTGGGGTCGGTGTTAATCAGGTTGCCCGGAAACGACGTCTTGTAACGCTGGGTACGCAGCACGCTGTTCTGGATGGTAAGGTCGGCATACTCGTTGCCGTTTTGGAAGAGCAGCTCCTCCGGCACCGAGCCCCAGATAATGGAGTTGCGGATACTGATGCGCGTTACGATGGGCAGTTGGGTCCACTTGGCCACCGGCTCATTGGAGAAAGTCAACGACTCGGTTTCGCGCCGGAACTGGGGCGTGAAGTTGGCAATGGTGCAGAAGTTCAGGTTGAACGTGCCACCCGAAAGGCCGAAAATGGCGTACTCGCCGCAGTTGGTAAACAGGCAGTTGGTCAGCGTGTACTCGCCGGCAATGCTGAGCACGCCGGCTCCCTCGAAGGCCTGGGCGCTGGCGAAGGAAAGGCGGGAGCCGGAAATGTTCCTGAGAATGGTATTCTCCACCGTCACCCGGGGCCGCGGCTGGCGGTTGCCGGGATTGTAGGTGAGCAGGCCAAAGCTCGAATTCTTGATTTCGGCGTAGCGCACCACGTTGTTGCGGCTGCTCACCGAGTCGAACTGAATTCCGGCCCACTGCCCGGGAATTTCATTGTAAAAAGCCTCCAGCCGGTCGCCGGAAAAGCGCACGATGTTGGGGTCGGTGGGCTTGATTTCGCCCCGGGGCGCGTAGTCGGGGTTTACCCGCAGGGTGCCTTTCACAACGATGGCCGCCCCGGCGTGGGCATACACCCGGGCGCCGGCCTCAATGGTGAGCACGCAGCCGGCCGGTACCAGCACCGAGCCGGGCAGCACGTGGGGCTTGGCTTTGGTCCACACTTCATTGCAGGCCAGCACGCCGCGGTGGAAAAAGGCGTTCTGCCCGTAGGCCACCAGCTCTACCTGCTGGTCGTTGCCGTTGGTTTTGAACCGGAGCTGGTCGGCAATCAGGAAGGGCTTGCCCTCGGCCTGGGCGCCGGGGCCCAGCTTGGCCCGCACCAGTACCAGCAAACTGTCCTTACCCCGGATTTCGACGTTATTCGCCAGCGGGCCACCGTCGCCGTTGACGATGATGGAATACTCCGACACGGCCGGATTCGCGACGCTGATCTGCTCCACTTTCACCGCCCGGCTGTTGCGGTTGTACACCCACAGCCGCTTCGTGACGGTGCCGACCTGGGTAAAGACCGTGTCGAAGAGCACCGTATCGGTCGAGAATTCGAGTTTGGCGCCGGGGTCGGTGGTCAGCAGGTCCTCCTTCGGCTCGCAGCCCGGCAGCACGGTCAGCAGGCAGGAGAAGACGAGCAGCAAGGGTAGCAGAAAGCGCATAGCGGCAATGTGGATCAGGT includes the following:
- the gpmI gene encoding 2,3-bisphosphoglycerate-independent phosphoglycerate mutase, which produces MNKQVLLVILDGWGLAQNTEVSAIDKANTPFVDSLFQRFPHSKLQASGEAVGLPDGQMGNSEVGHMNIGAGRVVYQDLVRINKSIRERKLGSMPALEKAFEYARTNGKNLHYIGLLSDGGVHSHIEHLKALCTLAHDADVHKVFIHAFTDGRDTDPKGGVNYVNDLEQSTARTGAKIASIVGRYYAMDRDNRWERVKVAYDLLVNGKGTPSQNLIQSMLDSYKDGVTDEFLKPIVKVGADGLPLATIQEGDVVICFNFRTDRGREITQALTQQDFHAFNMHRLNLHYLTMTNYDATFVGVTPIFEKDNLENTLGAVLEANGKKQIRIAETEKYPHVTFFFSGGREVEFDGETRLMRASPKVATYDLQPEMSAYELRDALVPELQAKSADFVVLNFANPDMVGHTGVFEAAVKAVETVDACTRDVVTAALDSNYACIIIADHGNADMMINPDGSPNTAHTTNLVPCILADADYEGTLADGKLGDIAPTVLALMGLPQPADMTGTSLLQPAAASTNA
- a CDS encoding secondary thiamine-phosphate synthase enzyme YjbQ, whose translation is MIWIQKRLRMPAVRRGFHLITDVLVAELPELERIKIGTVHFFIQHTSASLSINENADPTVRHDFEQYFNRAVPENAPYFLHTQEGPDDMPAHLKAATLGTSVTIPITNGELALGTWQGVYLGEHRKNGGRRWIVVTLMGTEG